Within the Leisingera thetidis genome, the region GTAGACCACGGCCACCGGGCAATCGGCGCCGTAATGCGGTGTCAGGCTCTCGACCACATGGTCCAGATTGCCGATCGACAGGTGGATCGCCAGCGTGGTGCCGGTGCGCGCGAAGTTCTCCAGCGACTCGCCTTCGGGCATCGAGGACGCGCGCCCCGGGGTGCGGGTCAGCACCACCGACTGGCCGAGGCCGGGCAGGGTGAGTTCAGTGCCCAACGCCGCCGCGGCGGCAGCAAAGGACGGCACGCCGGGGGTGACGCTGACCGGAATGCCCTCGGCCTTCAGGCGGCGGATCTGCTCGCCCATCGCCGACCACACCGACAGATCACCCGAATGCAGCCGCGCCACGTCCTGGCCTGCCGCATGCGCGGCCTTGATCTCCGCCACGATGGCGTCGAGGTCCATCGCCGCGGTGTTTACGATCTTTGCGTCCTCGGGGCAGTGGCTCAGGATCTCCTCCGGCACCAATGAGCCTGCATAGAGGCACACCGGGCAGGACGCGATGATGTCGCGCCCGCGCAGGGTCAGAAGGTCGGCAGCGCCCGGTCCGGCGCCAATGAAGTGAACGGTCATGGCTCAAGTCTTTCTGCTATGGCCGCGGTGGCAAGCCCATCCGCGGTGACAACTCTGGGGGCGAGCAGGCGCGATCTTGCGCCCGGCACCCCGTGGCGCGCCCCGGCCAGCGCCGCGGCTTCCGCCAGCGACCCGGTTCCGAACCGCGCCTTGATCCGGGGGGAGCAGGTCAGGGTCTGCTCCCCGGCAATGTCCTGTTCCTGCAAGGAAATCACCGGCAGGCCGGTGCTGCGCGCCAAGTCCTGCATGGCGGGCGCCGCAGCTTTCTCCGCGATGGAGGCCAGTGCATCCACTTGCACGCCGGTCAGCGCCAGCGCCGCTTGCAGGTCTGCATCAGTGGCAGCTGCGCGAAAGCCGATGCCTGCCACCTTCATCGCGTGACACTCCACTGGATGACAGGCCGCGCCCGTTCCCAGCCGCGCATGCTGCCCAAGGGGCCGGCCTCGGCAATTTCGGCCTTCAGCAAGTGGCCGCCGCGCGCTGCATGGGCGCGCATCAGCAGCGTCTCGGTCTCCAGCGTGACGCCATTGGCAACCAGCCGCGTGCCCTCGGGCAGGATATCCCACAGGTGGTCCAGCAGCTCTTGCGAGCCGCCGCCGCCGATGAATACGCAGTCGGGCCGGGGCTGACCCTCCAGCACTTGCGGGGCCTTGCCCAGAACCGGCGTCATCCGGTGATCCAGCCCGAAGGCCGCGGCGTTCGCACGGATGTTCTCCAGACGGCTCTCGCGCGGCTCAAAGGTGATCGCCCGTGCCCCACGGGCCGCCAGGCACCACTCCACTGAGACCGATCCGGAGCCGCCGCCGATGTCCCACAGCAGCTCGCCAGCCCGCGGTGCCAGCGCCGACAGTGTCAGCGCCCGCACGGGGCGTTTGGTGATCTGCCCGTCGCTGGCAAAGAGATCATCGGACAGACCGGAGGCCTGCGGCAGCCCCTTGTGGCCCGCGGCTTCGACTGCCACGGCAACAGGCGCCTGAATGTCCTGCAGATCAAAGCCTTGCGCCCGCACAGAGCGCACTTTCTGACGCGGCCCGCCGAGGCATTCCATCACGGTCAGTTGCGAGGCGCCAAAACCCTCAGCGGAGAGCCACTCCGCCAGCTCCGCGGGGGCAGCCCCGTCCCGCATGGTGCAAATGACGCGCGTGCCGTTCCCAAGCAGAGGGCGCAGCCGCGCATAAGGCGCCGCGTGCAGGCCGAGGCACAGCACCTCTTCCAGCTTCCAGGCCAGATGGTTGGCCGCCAGCGCAAAGGTGGAGGGCGCCGGGTGCGAGATCCACTCGCCTGCCTCCAGGTGACGCGCCAGAGAGCCGGCGGCGCCGTGCCAGAACGGATCGCCAGAGGCCAGAACCGCAACCTTCCGCCCGCGCATTTCCAGCACCGGGTTGATCGAGAACGGCACCGGCCAGGGCTGGCCCTTGCTGCCTGCACCTGCCAGCTCCAGATGCCGCGGGCCGCCGAATACTGCCTCGGCCTCTGCCAGCGCCTTCCGGCTTGCATCGCTCACACCTTCCAGTCCATTTTCGCCCAGACCGATGATTGTAAGCCAGTGTTCCGAGAGGCCATCAGACATGACACGCATCCTTTTGCTGGGCGGCACCACCGAGGCCTCGGCGCTGGCGAGAACGCTGGCGGAGGCGGGTGCGGATGCGGTGTTTTCCTACGCGGGCCGCACCGCCAAGCCCGTCAGCCAGCCGCTGCCCACCCGCGTCGGCGGCTTTGGCGGCGTCGAAGGGCTGGAAGCCTACTTGAGAGGTGAAGGCATTGCCCGTGTGGTCGATGCGACTCACCCGTTCGCGGCGCAGATGAGCACCAACGCGGTGCATGCCTGTGAAGCGGCGGGCGTGAAGCTCTGCGCCTTTGAGCGCCCGGTCTGGCAGCCGGAGGAGGGAGACCAATGGGTGCATGCGGGCAGCATTGAAGATGCCGCCAAGGCTCTGCCGGACGCTCCGGCGCGGGTGTTCCTGGCGATCGGCAAGCAGAACCTCGCCCAGTTCGCCGCCAAGCCCCAGCATCACTACCTGCTGCGGCTGGTGGACGAACCGCAAGCGCCCCTGCCGCTGCCGCACGCCACGGTCGAGATTGCCCGCGGGCCGTTTGATGTTGCGGGAGATACCGCGCTGATGCAGCGCCAGGGCATTACCCATGTGGTGGCCAAAAACGCAGGCGGCGCGGGTGCCGCGGCCAAACTCACCGCCGCACGCAGCCTCGGCCTGCCGGTCATCATGATCGGCAGGCCGCAGGTGCCCGCGCGGCCCGTTCTGGGCAGCGTGGCAGAGGTTATGGCCTGGCTGTCTCATCCCGCGGCCTAGGCTTCGGCGGCGTAGCGGGGGGTGTAGACGTAACTGCCAACCCTTCGCGTGTCGCGGTTGCCGACGATCACCACGGTGCGCATGTCAGCCATCTCGGGCGTGGCGTCCTTCAATGGCACTGTCAGCAGCTCCTGTCCCGGTTTGGTCACGTCGCGGGCAAAGGTGATCAGCGTGTCAGCGCCGCAGGCTTCGCGCAGGATTTCCAGCGCGCGGGCAAACTGATGCGGCCGCGATTTGGAACGCGGGTTGTAGAACGCCATTGCCAGTCCGGCCTCACCCACCAGCTGCAGGCGCTTTTCGATCAGGCTCCAGGGCTTCAGGTTGTCGCTGAGGTTGATGGCCGCGAAATCATGCCCCAGCGGCGCGCCGATAGCAGCCGCGGCGGCCAGCATCGCGGTGATGCCGGGCAGCACCTTGATCTCCAGGTTCAGCCAGTCCGGGTGGGCTGCGGCGCTGGTCTCCAGCGCCTCGAACACGGCTGAGGCCATGGCGAACACGCCGGGATCGCCGGAGGAAACCACGACCACGCGCTTGCCCTCGGCGGCCATTTCCAGCGCGTGGGTGGCGCGGTCCACCTCGACCCGGTTGTCCGTGGCGTGCAGGGTCAGGCCCTCGCGCGGTTCGATGCGTTTCACATAGGGGATATAGCCGACGATATCGGTTGCGTCCCCGATGGCATCGCGCACTTCCTGCGTTACCAGCGCCTCGTTGCCGGGGCCGAGGCCCGCAATCACCACCCATCCGTTTTGCGATAGCTTCATGGCCGGCGTCCCTGTCCGTGAACCAGTACGATGGAGAAATAGGGCACCTCGCCTGTGATCTCCGAGAGCTTCTGCACGGTCTGCCCCGGCATGGTGCCGCGTTCGACCAGCCAGGCGTCTTCGGCGCGGCCCGCCCGCTCCAGCGCGCGGCGCAGCTTGGGCAGGTTGCGGCCGATTTTCATCACTACCAGCGCATCGGTGTTCGCTGCGCGCTCGGCCAGCTCATCCTCGCTGAGGGTGGCCATCGCCACGGTCAGCACATCGTCGCCCCAGGTGATCGGCTGGCCGGAGGCAGTCCAGCAGCCCGACATGCCGGTGATGCCGGGGATGATTTCCTGCGCGGCGCGGCCCTGCAGGCGGGTGTAGAGATGCATGTAGGAGCCATAGAGGAACGGGTCGCCCTCGCACAGCACCACCACGTCCTCGGATTTGGCGATTTCGGCGAGCGTATCGGCCCACTGGTCATAGAATTCTGCCAGCACCCGGTTGTATTCGGGGTCCGCGAAATGGATCTCGGTCGTGACCGGGTATTCCATCGCGTGTTCGGTGACGCCCTCGGCCAGCATGCCCTCGACAATGGCGCGGGCCTGGCCCTGGCGGCCGGCCTTGCGGAAATAGGCGATGTGGCGCGCAGCCCCGATCAGCCGGTGCGAGCGGACGCTCATCAGGTCGGGATCCCCGGGGCCAAGCCCTGCGCAGATGACTGTGCCCATGGGTTACTCTTTCCAGCTCGCAAGCGCGTTGACCGCGGCGACGGTGATGGCGGACCCGCCAAGGCGGCCTTTTACGATCATCGACGGTACCGGCAGGTCTTCCATCAGCGCCTCTTTCGATTCCATCGCGCCGACAAAGCCCACCGGG harbors:
- a CDS encoding cobalamin biosynthesis protein; the encoded protein is MKVAGIGFRAAATDADLQAALALTGVQVDALASIAEKAAAPAMQDLARSTGLPVISLQEQDIAGEQTLTCSPRIKARFGTGSLAEAAALAGARHGVPGARSRLLAPRVVTADGLATAAIAERLEP
- a CDS encoding cobalt-precorrin-6A reductase; its protein translation is MTRILLLGGTTEASALARTLAEAGADAVFSYAGRTAKPVSQPLPTRVGGFGGVEGLEAYLRGEGIARVVDATHPFAAQMSTNAVHACEAAGVKLCAFERPVWQPEEGDQWVHAGSIEDAAKALPDAPARVFLAIGKQNLAQFAAKPQHHYLLRLVDEPQAPLPLPHATVEIARGPFDVAGDTALMQRQGITHVVAKNAGGAGAAAKLTAARSLGLPVIMIGRPQVPARPVLGSVAEVMAWLSHPAA
- the cobJ gene encoding precorrin-3B C(17)-methyltransferase translates to MKLSQNGWVVIAGLGPGNEALVTQEVRDAIGDATDIVGYIPYVKRIEPREGLTLHATDNRVEVDRATHALEMAAEGKRVVVVSSGDPGVFAMASAVFEALETSAAAHPDWLNLEIKVLPGITAMLAAAAAIGAPLGHDFAAINLSDNLKPWSLIEKRLQLVGEAGLAMAFYNPRSKSRPHQFARALEILREACGADTLITFARDVTKPGQELLTVPLKDATPEMADMRTVVIVGNRDTRRVGSYVYTPRYAAEA
- the cobM gene encoding precorrin-4 C(11)-methyltransferase, with the translated sequence MTVHFIGAGPGAADLLTLRGRDIIASCPVCLYAGSLVPEEILSHCPEDAKIVNTAAMDLDAIVAEIKAAHAAGQDVARLHSGDLSVWSAMGEQIRRLKAEGIPVSVTPGVPSFAAAAAALGTELTLPGLGQSVVLTRTPGRASSMPEGESLENFARTGTTLAIHLSIGNLDHVVESLTPHYGADCPVAVVYRASWPDQQIIRATLETLKESLDEKISRTALILVGPVLKGEGFDESCLYSTDYDRRYRPQSADSPWSSWSHGDD
- the cobI gene encoding precorrin-2 C(20)-methyltransferase, whose product is MGTVICAGLGPGDPDLMSVRSHRLIGAARHIAYFRKAGRQGQARAIVEGMLAEGVTEHAMEYPVTTEIHFADPEYNRVLAEFYDQWADTLAEIAKSEDVVVLCEGDPFLYGSYMHLYTRLQGRAAQEIIPGITGMSGCWTASGQPITWGDDVLTVAMATLSEDELAERAANTDALVVMKIGRNLPKLRRALERAGRAEDAWLVERGTMPGQTVQKLSEITGEVPYFSIVLVHGQGRRP
- the cbiE gene encoding precorrin-6y C5,15-methyltransferase (decarboxylating) subunit CbiE, which codes for MSDGLSEHWLTIIGLGENGLEGVSDASRKALAEAEAVFGGPRHLELAGAGSKGQPWPVPFSINPVLEMRGRKVAVLASGDPFWHGAAGSLARHLEAGEWISHPAPSTFALAANHLAWKLEEVLCLGLHAAPYARLRPLLGNGTRVICTMRDGAAPAELAEWLSAEGFGASQLTVMECLGGPRQKVRSVRAQGFDLQDIQAPVAVAVEAAGHKGLPQASGLSDDLFASDGQITKRPVRALTLSALAPRAGELLWDIGGGSGSVSVEWCLAARGARAITFEPRESRLENIRANAAAFGLDHRMTPVLGKAPQVLEGQPRPDCVFIGGGGSQELLDHLWDILPEGTRLVANGVTLETETLLMRAHAARGGHLLKAEIAEAGPLGSMRGWERARPVIQWSVTR